Proteins from one Thermobifida alba genomic window:
- a CDS encoding DEAD/DEAH box helicase, whose amino-acid sequence MTQNTIEEQVYFADLGLRPELLDALADLGYEEPTAIQRETIPSLMEGRDLLGQAATGTGKTAAFSLPILQRLPDGERGDHPSALVLVPTRELALQVSEALHRYGRNIGARVLPIYGGQPIGRQLRALERGVDVVVATPGRALDHIGRGTLVLDDVRMVVLDEADEMLDMGFAEDIEAIVEQVPEERQMVLFSATMPERIDGIARRHLDDPVRVRIAREAPAPGEAPKVRQNAYVVARPYKPAALGRVLDVESPTAALVFCRTREEVDQLTETLNARGYRAEALHGGMSQEQRDRVMARLRSGTADLLVATDVAARGLDVEHLTHVVNYNVPSATETYVHRIGRVGRAGREGVAITLVEPREHRMLKTIRRETNGQISVEKLPTVADLHARRMELTRAALYEILAEDDAVLDPFRVVVEPLAEEFDIMEIALAAVKLAHEASGAVSEEEEIPEPVIRADRGERLGRGRRSGPGRGERRGRGPSDGMTRLFVGIGRNARVRPQDLVGAIAGETELSGRDIGAIEIADRFSLVEVPESTADGVIAALKNSTIKGRRTVVRRERF is encoded by the coding sequence ATGACCCAGAACACCATCGAGGAACAGGTCTACTTCGCCGACCTGGGACTCCGTCCGGAACTGCTCGACGCGCTCGCCGACCTCGGCTACGAGGAGCCCACGGCGATCCAGCGGGAGACCATCCCCTCCCTGATGGAGGGCCGTGACCTGCTCGGCCAGGCCGCCACCGGAACCGGCAAGACCGCCGCCTTCTCCCTGCCGATCCTGCAGCGGCTGCCCGACGGCGAACGGGGGGACCACCCGTCGGCGCTGGTGCTGGTCCCCACCCGCGAGCTGGCCCTGCAGGTGTCGGAGGCGCTGCACCGCTACGGCCGCAACATCGGCGCGCGGGTGCTCCCGATCTACGGCGGCCAGCCCATCGGACGGCAGCTGCGGGCGCTGGAGCGCGGCGTCGACGTCGTCGTCGCCACCCCGGGACGCGCCCTGGACCACATCGGCCGCGGCACGCTCGTCCTGGACGACGTGCGCATGGTCGTCCTCGACGAGGCCGACGAGATGCTCGACATGGGATTCGCCGAGGACATCGAGGCGATCGTCGAGCAGGTCCCCGAGGAGCGCCAGATGGTGCTGTTCTCGGCGACCATGCCCGAGCGCATCGACGGCATCGCCCGCCGCCACCTGGACGACCCGGTCAGGGTGCGCATCGCCCGCGAGGCCCCCGCCCCCGGCGAGGCGCCGAAGGTCCGGCAGAACGCCTACGTCGTGGCCCGCCCGTACAAGCCCGCCGCGCTGGGACGCGTACTGGACGTCGAGTCGCCCACCGCGGCCCTGGTCTTCTGCCGCACCCGCGAAGAGGTCGACCAGCTCACCGAGACCCTCAACGCCCGCGGCTACCGGGCCGAGGCGCTGCACGGCGGCATGAGCCAGGAACAGCGCGACCGCGTCATGGCACGGCTGCGCAGCGGCACCGCCGACCTGCTCGTGGCCACCGACGTGGCCGCCCGCGGGCTCGACGTCGAGCACCTGACCCACGTGGTCAACTACAACGTGCCCTCGGCCACCGAGACCTACGTGCACCGCATCGGCCGGGTGGGGCGGGCCGGCCGCGAAGGGGTGGCGATCACCCTGGTGGAGCCGCGCGAGCACCGCATGCTCAAGACCATCCGGCGGGAGACCAACGGCCAGATCAGCGTCGAGAAGCTGCCGACCGTCGCCGACCTGCACGCCCGGCGCATGGAGCTGACCCGCGCCGCGCTGTACGAGATCCTCGCCGAGGACGACGCCGTCCTCGACCCCTTCCGCGTCGTGGTGGAGCCGCTCGCCGAGGAGTTCGACATCATGGAGATCGCGCTGGCCGCGGTGAAACTGGCGCACGAGGCCAGCGGCGCCGTCAGCGAGGAGGAGGAGATTCCCGAGCCGGTGATCCGCGCCGACCGCGGGGAGCGCCTGGGGCGGGGACGGCGCAGCGGGCCGGGCCGCGGGGAGCGGCGCGGCCGGGGCCCCTCGGACGGCATGACCCGTCTGTTCGTCGGCATCGGCCGCAACGCCCGGGTCCGCCCCCAGGACCTGGTGGGCGCGATCGCGGGGGAGACCGAACTGAGCGGGCGCGACATCGGCGCGATCGAGATCGCCGACCGCTTCTCCCTGGTGGAGGTGCCCGAGTCCACCGCCGACGGGGTGATCGCCGCGCTGAAGAACAGCACCATCAAGGGCCGCCGCACCGTGGTGCGCCGGGAACGCTTCTGA
- a CDS encoding PQQ-binding-like beta-propeller repeat protein, whose protein sequence is MPTTTPRIHDSVRRFLTWVGVGMLTVGALVGLFAPPVFGHGGEGPGLLPVIRVFFWALAGLCGWLTLLQLLERVPEEQQRETSRKPVLLGWILAAGAAGMAVLETPLWLLGAAVPDRGSTPWAVLGWAGLVAMTGGAVLVAVCGRNHRPRWTGAPLAGLACGTATVLLIATAAWVAAAEALVSHATAAAAAPRPLPSTVDRVAWTWRPPEGARTHRVLATVTGAVVDVGDGVVALDPVTGEETWHYRRLGTEVDVNVTPDGRTVALAFTVHDHRGDWEALLTLDAATGRLRGDTPLRLDGDPGRERGIGWLGGGAPVDLLTADARLLVEQYGSDWRLTARALDTDAPLWTAPLDPRCLIDRRPRTWIRTFPDAVVVSQDCHEDLDGTSRFGARWESSVLNTETELRGGVSRLTAFDAATGTQLWRTEHPGEGPVGPNPEISYHSTGHRSHLHPVTSDGSVVAVEKWGSDIRYLVVDRETGEVLTDDLDLTEHGHSAHFTADSVSVVRIDEERGGTLVHERRTLDGRLERSAASGAPFPHVLAGTEWVDLADAAVMVHLSEDAATGGGYDVGVTPWDDTAEPFTLKLDGMVPTSGISQVRLLPVPGALVVFEDIADSLTGERERPVFGLR, encoded by the coding sequence ATGCCCACCACAACCCCCCGCATCCACGACTCCGTCCGGCGTTTCCTGACCTGGGTCGGTGTGGGGATGCTGACGGTGGGCGCACTGGTCGGCCTGTTCGCGCCCCCGGTCTTCGGCCACGGCGGCGAAGGCCCCGGCCTGCTGCCGGTGATCCGCGTCTTCTTCTGGGCGCTGGCCGGCCTGTGCGGCTGGCTGACGCTGCTGCAACTGCTGGAGCGGGTCCCCGAGGAGCAGCAGCGGGAGACCTCCCGCAAACCGGTCCTGCTGGGGTGGATCCTCGCGGCGGGCGCGGCGGGCATGGCCGTGCTGGAGACGCCGCTGTGGCTGCTCGGCGCCGCCGTCCCCGACCGCGGCAGCACCCCCTGGGCGGTCCTGGGCTGGGCCGGGCTGGTGGCCATGACCGGCGGCGCGGTCCTGGTGGCGGTGTGCGGACGCAACCACCGGCCCCGGTGGACCGGCGCGCCCCTGGCCGGACTGGCCTGCGGCACGGCCACGGTCCTGCTGATCGCCACGGCGGCGTGGGTGGCCGCGGCCGAGGCCCTGGTGTCGCACGCCACCGCCGCGGCGGCCGCGCCCCGGCCGCTGCCCTCCACGGTCGACCGGGTCGCCTGGACGTGGCGCCCCCCGGAGGGGGCGCGCACCCACCGGGTGCTGGCCACGGTCACCGGCGCGGTGGTCGACGTCGGCGACGGGGTGGTCGCCCTGGACCCCGTCACCGGGGAGGAGACCTGGCACTACCGCAGGCTCGGCACGGAGGTGGACGTCAACGTCACCCCCGACGGCAGGACCGTCGCGCTCGCCTTCACCGTCCACGACCACCGGGGGGACTGGGAGGCGCTGCTCACCCTGGACGCCGCCACCGGCCGGCTCCGCGGCGACACCCCGCTGCGCCTGGACGGGGACCCCGGCCGGGAACGCGGGATCGGATGGCTGGGCGGCGGAGCGCCCGTCGACCTGCTCACCGCCGACGCACGGCTCCTGGTGGAACAGTACGGCAGCGACTGGCGGCTCACGGCACGCGCCCTGGACACCGACGCCCCCCTGTGGACCGCCCCGCTGGACCCCCGCTGCCTGATCGACCGCCGCCCCCGCACCTGGATCCGCACCTTCCCCGACGCGGTGGTGGTCTCCCAGGACTGCCACGAGGACCTGGACGGCACCAGCCGCTTCGGAGCCCGGTGGGAGAGCAGCGTCCTCAACACGGAGACGGAGCTGCGCGGAGGAGTGAGCCGCCTGACCGCCTTCGACGCGGCCACCGGGACGCAGCTGTGGCGCACCGAACACCCCGGGGAAGGGCCCGTGGGGCCCAACCCGGAGATCAGCTACCACAGCACCGGCCACCGCTCCCACCTCCACCCGGTCACCTCCGACGGCTCGGTGGTCGCCGTGGAGAAATGGGGCTCCGACATCCGCTACCTGGTGGTGGACCGGGAGACCGGCGAGGTGCTGACCGACGACCTCGACCTCACCGAGCACGGCCACAGCGCCCACTTCACCGCGGACTCGGTCTCGGTGGTGCGCATCGACGAGGAACGCGGGGGAACGCTGGTGCACGAACGGCGCACCCTGGACGGCCGACTGGAACGGAGCGCCGCCAGCGGCGCCCCGTTCCCGCACGTGCTCGCCGGAACCGAGTGGGTGGACCTGGCCGACGCGGCCGTCATGGTGCACCTCAGCGAGGACGCCGCCACCGGAGGCGGCTACGACGTCGGTGTGACGCCGTGGGACGACACGGCCGAACCGTTCACCCTGAAACTCGACGGCATGGTCCCGACCAGCGGGATCTCCCAGGTGCGCCTGCTGCCCGTGCCGGGCGCGCTCGTCGTCTTCGAGGACATCGCCGACTCCCTCACCGGGGAACGGGAGCGACCGGTCTTCGGACTGCGCTGA
- a CDS encoding LLM class flavin-dependent oxidoreductase, giving the protein MAVPLSILDLAHIGTGETAGDSLEASVTLAQHAEEWGYRRIWYAEHHNMPTIASSATSVLIAHVAAHTSRIRLGAGGVMLPNHAPLTIAEQYGTLETLHPGRIDLGLGRAPGSDQKTMWALRRDAASADRFPQDVLELQGYLTGESRVPGVDATPGKGTNVPLYILGSSLFGARLAAALGLPYSFASHFAPDALREAVALYRREFQPSEQLAEPYVIAGVNAIVAEDTETAQQLFTEVKRARVSLFLGRGRTFTPEEADAVLQAPAGRQILTMVKYTAVGNPAEARDYLTWFAEHAQADELIVASSVTDRKAWLRSYELLADAWGLAAA; this is encoded by the coding sequence ATGGCAGTCCCGCTCTCCATTCTCGACCTCGCGCACATCGGCACGGGGGAAACGGCAGGCGACAGCCTGGAGGCCAGCGTCACCCTGGCCCAGCACGCCGAGGAGTGGGGATACCGGCGGATCTGGTACGCCGAGCACCACAACATGCCCACCATCGCCTCGTCGGCGACGAGTGTGCTCATCGCCCACGTCGCCGCGCACACCAGCCGCATCCGCCTGGGGGCCGGCGGTGTCATGCTGCCCAACCACGCGCCGCTGACCATCGCCGAGCAGTACGGCACCCTGGAGACCCTCCACCCCGGACGCATCGACCTGGGACTGGGGCGGGCGCCCGGCAGCGACCAGAAGACCATGTGGGCGCTGCGCCGCGACGCCGCCTCCGCCGACCGGTTCCCCCAGGACGTGCTGGAACTGCAGGGCTACCTCACCGGAGAGTCCCGGGTCCCCGGGGTCGACGCCACCCCCGGCAAGGGCACCAACGTACCGCTGTACATCCTCGGCTCCTCGCTGTTCGGCGCCCGCCTCGCCGCCGCGCTCGGCCTGCCCTACTCCTTCGCCTCCCACTTCGCGCCCGACGCGCTGCGCGAGGCCGTCGCCCTGTACCGGCGCGAGTTCCAACCCTCCGAGCAGTTGGCCGAGCCGTACGTCATCGCCGGGGTCAACGCCATCGTGGCCGAGGACACCGAGACCGCGCAGCAGTTGTTCACCGAGGTCAAACGCGCCCGGGTGAGCCTGTTCCTGGGGCGGGGCCGCACCTTCACCCCCGAGGAGGCCGACGCGGTCCTGCAGGCCCCCGCCGGACGGCAGATCCTCACCATGGTCAAGTACACCGCCGTCGGAAACCCGGCCGAGGCGCGCGACTACCTCACCTGGTTCGCCGAGCACGCCCAGGCCGACGAGTTGATTGTCGCCTCCTCCGTCACCGACCGCAAGGCGTGGCTGCGCTCCTACGAACTGCTCGCCGACGCCTGGGGGCTCGCCGCGGCCTGA
- a CDS encoding four-helix bundle copper-binding protein produces MSVTGQMLETYPESLGGVDREKLRACIEACFECAQACTACADACLSEDTVAELTKCIRTNLDCADLCATTGQVLSRHTGYDANLTRAVLEACAQACKACGDECARHAGHHEHCRVCAEACRRCEMVCRELIASL; encoded by the coding sequence GTGAGCGTTACGGGACAGATGCTGGAGACCTATCCCGAGAGCCTGGGCGGAGTCGACCGGGAGAAACTGCGGGCGTGCATCGAGGCGTGCTTCGAGTGCGCCCAGGCGTGCACGGCGTGCGCGGACGCCTGTCTCAGCGAGGACACGGTCGCTGAGCTCACCAAGTGCATCCGCACCAACCTGGACTGCGCCGACCTCTGCGCCACCACCGGCCAGGTGCTGTCGCGGCACACCGGCTACGACGCCAACCTGACCCGCGCGGTCCTGGAGGCGTGCGCGCAGGCCTGCAAGGCGTGCGGTGACGAGTGCGCTCGCCACGCCGGACACCACGAGCACTGCCGGGTGTGCGCCGAGGCGTGCCGCCGCTGCGAGATGGTCTGCCGGGAGTTGATCGCCTCCCTGTGA
- a CDS encoding maleylpyruvate isomerase family mycothiol-dependent enzyme, whose protein sequence is MRRTTRLGHDRYCTEITDQTGQLRATLHGADWSAAVPTCPGWTLLDLVRHVGGNLHAVGAAVRNTVGPLRDGRADDAAGPGTDAPAVLDAWLARQAEECADALREAGPDLDVAVWTIPGTALSWARRATHDLVVHRADAAAAVDADYTVAPEVAADTVTELLELFGAPGAVAFPGDGGRTIGLHAADPAGRGRAEWLVEVGEQGLSWRFGRGRADVTVRGALTDVLRLCHRRLPVDSGRVEVRGDAALLDRWLEQVALR, encoded by the coding sequence GTGCGCCGTACGACACGTCTCGGACACGACCGCTACTGCACGGAGATCACCGACCAGACGGGGCAGCTGCGCGCGACGCTGCACGGGGCCGACTGGTCCGCCGCGGTCCCCACCTGTCCCGGCTGGACACTGCTCGACCTGGTCCGGCACGTCGGCGGCAACCTCCACGCGGTGGGGGCGGCCGTGCGGAACACGGTCGGACCGCTCCGGGACGGCCGCGCCGACGACGCGGCCGGACCCGGAACCGACGCCCCGGCCGTGCTGGACGCCTGGCTCGCCCGCCAGGCCGAGGAGTGCGCCGACGCGCTGCGCGAGGCCGGCCCCGACCTCGACGTCGCGGTCTGGACGATCCCCGGAACCGCCCTGTCGTGGGCCCGCCGTGCCACGCACGACCTGGTGGTGCACCGGGCGGACGCGGCCGCCGCGGTGGACGCCGACTACACCGTCGCCCCGGAGGTCGCCGCCGACACGGTCACCGAACTACTGGAACTGTTCGGCGCTCCGGGGGCGGTGGCGTTCCCCGGGGACGGGGGCCGCACCATCGGGCTGCACGCTGCCGACCCCGCGGGACGGGGACGGGCCGAGTGGCTGGTGGAGGTCGGCGAGCAGGGCCTCAGCTGGCGGTTCGGCCGCGGACGGGCGGACGTCACGGTGCGCGGCGCGCTCACCGACGTACTGCGGCTCTGCCACCGCAGACTGCCCGTCGACAGCGGCCGGGTCGAGGTGCGAGGCGACGCCGCCCTGCTGGACCGCTGGCTGGAGCAGGTCGCCCTGAGGTGA
- a CDS encoding CPBP family intramembrane glutamic endopeptidase, with translation MSSDRTPLSLTVFLLLAFGLSWLFAAPLWLGDGLDSPLFLPLSLAMMATPAIAALVVVFFVERPEHRARALGLWPLGPAGRLIGYLALAMVVPVVLILAALPVGALLGVYPADFVHLSGFQEQLDSQWEALGDEIPQPPLGLLFVLQLMGVATGAFLNLLPALGEELGWRGWLLPRLYRFGAVPALLVSGVIWGLWHAPLILLGYNYPDAPRWLGLLAMVGMCVVVGMVFGWLRLRSASVWPAALAHGSFNAAAGFSFVFVQAGETVDTVHSTILGWSGWIVPLVLVAVLFATGQFRPAQAEPAQAAERPAA, from the coding sequence ATGTCCTCCGACCGCACCCCCCTGTCCCTGACCGTGTTCCTGCTGCTCGCTTTCGGGCTGTCGTGGCTGTTCGCAGCGCCGCTGTGGCTGGGCGACGGTCTCGACAGCCCGCTCTTCCTGCCCCTGTCGCTGGCCATGATGGCCACCCCCGCGATCGCCGCGCTCGTGGTCGTCTTCTTCGTGGAGCGCCCCGAGCACCGAGCGCGAGCGTTGGGCCTGTGGCCTCTGGGGCCGGCCGGACGCCTGATCGGCTACCTCGCCCTGGCCATGGTCGTCCCGGTCGTCCTGATCCTCGCGGCGCTGCCCGTCGGCGCTCTGCTCGGCGTGTACCCGGCGGACTTCGTACACCTGTCCGGGTTCCAGGAGCAGCTCGACAGCCAGTGGGAGGCTCTGGGGGACGAGATCCCGCAGCCCCCGCTCGGCCTGCTGTTCGTGCTGCAGCTCATGGGCGTGGCCACCGGCGCGTTCCTCAACCTCCTTCCCGCGCTCGGCGAGGAGCTGGGCTGGCGCGGCTGGCTGCTGCCGCGCCTGTACCGTTTCGGCGCCGTCCCCGCCCTCCTGGTCAGCGGTGTCATCTGGGGGCTGTGGCACGCGCCGCTGATCCTGCTCGGCTACAACTACCCCGACGCCCCGCGCTGGCTGGGCCTGCTGGCGATGGTCGGCATGTGCGTCGTCGTCGGCATGGTGTTCGGCTGGCTGCGGCTGCGGTCCGCCTCGGTGTGGCCGGCCGCGCTCGCGCACGGCTCGTTCAACGCCGCGGCCGGGTTCTCCTTCGTGTTCGTCCAGGCCGGGGAGACCGTCGACACCGTCCACTCCACCATCCTCGGGTGGAGCGGGTGGATCGTCCCGCTCGTGCTGGTCGCCGTCCTGTTCGCCACCGGCCAGTTCCGGCCCGCGCAGGCGGAACCGGCGCAGGCCGCCGAACGGCCCGCCGCCTAG
- a CDS encoding serine hydrolase domain-containing protein, producing the protein MTVEVHGDDRLAARLEELLGPRHPVAAAAVVRPSGTVVACRGTGPDSDFEIGSISKGVTGLLYADALARGEIGPDTTLGALLPLDGAAAAAVTLSSLSTHRSGLPTLAPSAHSWRRTVALWWRGANPYGENLAQLLDQARSVRLGRPVPRYSNLGFELLGHALARAADTTYADLLHRRVAAPLGLEHCSVPASADHLRPGALTGTSRRGRPVEPWTGEALGPAGGIRASVTDLARLTGALLAGTAPGTAALEPVASFGSAARIGAAWITVQAQGRSVTWHNGGTGGFRSWLGIDRTAATGVVVLSATARSVDRPGFALLAEYGGAGR; encoded by the coding sequence GTGACCGTCGAGGTCCACGGCGACGACCGGCTCGCCGCCCGACTGGAGGAACTGCTGGGCCCCCGCCATCCGGTGGCCGCGGCGGCCGTGGTCCGCCCCAGCGGCACGGTGGTGGCCTGCCGCGGCACCGGTCCCGACTCCGACTTCGAGATCGGGTCGATCTCCAAGGGCGTCACCGGACTGCTGTACGCCGACGCGCTCGCCCGCGGCGAGATCGGCCCGGACACCACCCTCGGCGCACTGCTGCCGCTGGACGGGGCCGCCGCGGCGGCCGTCACCCTGTCCTCGCTGAGCACCCACCGCTCCGGCCTGCCCACCCTGGCGCCGTCGGCCCACTCGTGGCGGCGCACCGTCGCCCTGTGGTGGCGCGGCGCCAACCCCTACGGCGAGAACCTCGCACAACTCCTCGACCAGGCCCGGAGCGTCCGCCTGGGCAGACCGGTCCCCCGCTACTCCAACCTCGGGTTCGAACTGCTCGGCCACGCCCTGGCCCGCGCCGCCGACACCACCTACGCCGACCTCCTCCACCGGCGCGTCGCCGCCCCGCTGGGACTGGAGCACTGCTCCGTCCCCGCGTCGGCCGACCACCTCCGTCCCGGGGCGCTCACCGGCACCAGCAGGCGGGGACGGCCCGTGGAACCCTGGACCGGCGAGGCGCTGGGACCGGCGGGCGGCATCCGGGCCTCCGTCACCGACCTGGCCCGCCTCACCGGGGCGCTGCTGGCGGGCACCGCCCCGGGCACCGCCGCCCTGGAGCCGGTCGCCTCCTTCGGCTCCGCTGCCCGCATCGGCGCCGCGTGGATCACGGTCCAGGCGCAGGGCCGGTCGGTCACCTGGCACAACGGCGGCACCGGCGGTTTCCGCTCCTGGCTCGGCATCGACCGCACCGCCGCCACCGGTGTCGTCGTCCTCTCGGCCACCGCGCGGTCCGTCGACCGCCCCGGGTTCGCCCTCCTGGCCGAGTACGGCGGCGCCGGCCGGTGA
- a CDS encoding PQQ-binding-like beta-propeller repeat protein gives MLVTGLLANATALLLHAGESGAHLLRVGLWIVVGLHLFSVLPPSEGSPENPGKVREGTGLGAVSTVLLTVLLAVLDRPLWLFDGPGADTPWSTAGWAGLGAVALGVIAVAAAGRGRRLRWTGPSLAGVACGIAVTAVLASAAWTGLRPLVPLHQPSRVWHVTAEAAEAGPVPSMVEEVAWMWRPPGDTWSARVMATATGAVVALDYGVVALDTATGEETWHYLRPGGWVQASVTPDGRTVAVAFRDEDDTGALLALDAATGQVRGATVFPEQLTGWDDWGGRGSPDVGLLTADARILVDEGDGAWTLTAWGLTDDVLRWEAPQDAGCRAAPSSDSRWVRVFSDMVVVAQRCYEEPAEATGEADAGDAQGAANRLTAFDADTGEPLWTREWAAASSAAPRIAGARPHQPTTADDAVVAVTEGDDEGPWLVVDRADGEVLADALLLPEGSGSVHFAADSVVFARHDPELPGTRYERWTLTGDPGAAVAVETPPDGPPAPVVLGSEWAVLADAVVDVRLGGAAAGTESRRAAVGVTSWSSGETREIPLDVPAAAGPADRADEAGGPRLLPVPGALLLVVEETRAYFSDEAPGPVLGLR, from the coding sequence ATGCTGGTGACCGGCCTCCTGGCGAACGCGACCGCGTTGCTGCTCCACGCGGGGGAGTCGGGGGCGCACCTGCTTCGCGTCGGTCTGTGGATCGTGGTCGGCCTGCACCTCTTCTCGGTGCTCCCGCCTTCGGAAGGGAGCCCGGAGAATCCGGGGAAGGTACGGGAGGGCACGGGGCTGGGGGCGGTCTCGACCGTGCTGCTCACCGTCCTCCTGGCGGTGCTGGACCGGCCGCTCTGGCTCTTCGACGGTCCCGGTGCGGACACGCCGTGGTCCACGGCGGGGTGGGCCGGCCTGGGAGCGGTGGCCCTCGGCGTGATCGCGGTGGCCGCGGCCGGACGGGGCCGGCGGCTCCGCTGGACGGGACCCTCCCTGGCCGGTGTGGCCTGCGGAATCGCGGTGACGGCGGTGCTGGCCTCGGCTGCGTGGACGGGACTGCGCCCCCTCGTGCCGCTGCACCAGCCGTCCCGGGTGTGGCATGTCACCGCCGAGGCCGCAGAGGCCGGTCCGGTGCCGTCCATGGTGGAAGAGGTCGCCTGGATGTGGCGGCCGCCCGGGGACACGTGGTCGGCGCGGGTCATGGCCACGGCTACAGGAGCGGTGGTGGCCCTCGACTACGGTGTGGTCGCGCTCGACACCGCCACCGGCGAGGAGACCTGGCACTACCTGCGGCCGGGCGGCTGGGTGCAGGCCAGCGTCACCCCCGACGGCCGGACCGTCGCCGTCGCCTTCCGGGACGAGGACGACACGGGTGCGCTGCTCGCCCTGGACGCCGCCACCGGACAGGTCCGCGGCGCCACCGTGTTCCCCGAACAGTTGACCGGGTGGGACGACTGGGGCGGACGGGGGTCCCCGGACGTGGGCCTGCTCACCGCCGACGCGCGCATCCTGGTGGACGAGGGGGACGGTGCGTGGACGCTCACGGCGTGGGGGCTGACGGACGACGTGCTCCGGTGGGAAGCCCCCCAGGACGCCGGGTGCCGGGCCGCCCCGTCATCGGACAGCCGGTGGGTCCGTGTCTTCTCCGACATGGTGGTGGTCGCCCAGAGGTGCTACGAGGAACCGGCGGAGGCCACCGGCGAGGCGGATGCCGGCGACGCCCAGGGGGCGGCGAACCGGCTGACGGCCTTCGACGCCGACACCGGTGAGCCCCTGTGGACCAGGGAGTGGGCGGCGGCGTCCTCGGCCGCCCCCAGGATCGCCGGTGCCCGTCCCCACCAGCCGACCACGGCGGACGACGCGGTGGTCGCGGTGACCGAGGGGGACGACGAAGGCCCCTGGCTGGTGGTGGACCGGGCCGACGGCGAGGTGCTGGCCGACGCGCTGCTGCTCCCGGAGGGGAGCGGCAGCGTCCACTTCGCGGCGGACTCGGTCGTGTTCGCCCGCCACGACCCCGAGCTGCCCGGCACGCGGTACGAGCGGTGGACGCTGACCGGCGACCCCGGGGCCGCCGTTGCGGTGGAGACGCCGCCCGACGGGCCACCGGCACCGGTGGTCCTCGGAAGCGAGTGGGCGGTCCTGGCGGACGCGGTGGTCGACGTGCGCCTGGGCGGGGCCGCGGCCGGGACGGAGTCCCGCCGTGCCGCGGTGGGCGTGACCTCGTGGAGTTCCGGCGAGACCCGCGAGATCCCGCTCGACGTCCCGGCGGCCGCCGGACCGGCCGACAGGGCCGACGAGGCCGGCGGTCCCCGCCTGCTCCCGGTCCCGGGCGCGCTGCTCCTCGTCGTCGAAGAGACCAGGGCGTACTTTTCCGACGAAGCCCCTGGCCCGGTCCTCGGCCTGCGGTGA
- a CDS encoding helix-turn-helix transcriptional regulator — protein MANTSTRMLRLLSLLQTHRYWPGRELAERLGVSERTLRRDVDRLRELGYPVDSNRGVAGGYQLRSGAAMPPLLLDDEEAVAIAVGLHTAALGAVAGIEETSVRALAKVVQVMPPRLRNRVEALRSSTAPVAPGGGPTVDAVTLTVIAQTCRDTEMLRFAYTSRGGEETRRLVEPHRLVPLWHRWYLVAWDVGRNDWRTFRVDRITEPKATGALFVPREVPGGDAAEFVRRRNLTVSRRHRVVVEVDADAADVRRAVASWGTVEEADGGGCRLTMHVDTFDWPTLVLASLGADFHVVDPPEFRDYLRDRAERFLRAAGPRSPDGPQDGS, from the coding sequence ATGGCGAACACGAGCACGCGGATGCTGCGGCTGCTGTCCCTGCTGCAGACCCACCGGTACTGGCCGGGACGGGAGCTGGCCGAACGGCTGGGGGTGAGTGAGCGCACCCTGCGCCGCGACGTGGACCGGCTGCGGGAACTGGGGTACCCGGTCGACTCGAACCGGGGGGTGGCGGGCGGCTACCAGCTGCGGTCGGGGGCGGCCATGCCGCCGCTGCTGCTCGACGACGAGGAGGCGGTGGCCATCGCGGTGGGACTGCACACGGCCGCCCTGGGCGCGGTGGCGGGCATCGAGGAGACGTCGGTGCGCGCCCTGGCGAAGGTCGTGCAGGTGATGCCGCCCCGGCTGCGCAACCGGGTGGAGGCGCTGCGCTCCTCCACCGCGCCCGTCGCCCCCGGCGGCGGCCCGACGGTCGACGCGGTCACCCTGACGGTGATCGCGCAGACCTGCCGGGACACCGAGATGCTGCGGTTCGCCTACACCTCCCGCGGCGGCGAGGAGACCCGGCGGCTGGTGGAGCCGCACCGCCTGGTGCCGCTGTGGCACCGCTGGTACCTGGTGGCCTGGGACGTGGGCCGCAACGACTGGCGCACCTTCCGGGTGGACCGCATCACCGAGCCGAAGGCCACGGGCGCCCTCTTCGTCCCCCGGGAGGTTCCCGGCGGGGACGCGGCGGAGTTCGTGCGGCGGCGCAACCTCACCGTGTCCCGACGGCACCGGGTGGTGGTCGAGGTGGACGCGGACGCCGCCGACGTGCGGCGGGCCGTGGCGTCGTGGGGGACGGTGGAAGAGGCGGACGGCGGCGGGTGCCGCCTGACTATGCACGTCGACACTTTCGACTGGCCGACGCTGGTGCTCGCCTCCCTCGGCGCGGACTTCCACGTGGTCGACCCGCCCGAGTTCCGCGACTACCTGCGCGACCGCGCGGAGCGGTTCCTGCGCGCCGCCGGACCGCGGTCCCCGGACGGTCCGCAGGACGGCTCCTGA